CAACCATTGCCATCTGGCGTGAAGACGGCCAGGCGGTTGGCACCTAACAAAACCGTTTAGCTGAAAGGGTTTGGGCCGCCGATGAGGCGGCCCTTTTTTTGGGAAAATAAGAGAGACCAGGCCGCTGGGCCACCCCAGCGCAGGTCACACAAGTGTCACAATATTTCGATACAATTGGAAACATGAACAATCAGCAAGCCATCGTCGCCTTCCTCGCCCTCGGCCAGGAGTCCCGCCTGAATATCTTTAGGCTCATCGTGCAACGCGGAGATCTAGGGCTATCCCCGGGGGAGATTGTGGAAAAACTGGGCATCCCTAACGCGACGCTTAGCTTTCACCTAAAAGAGCTCAGCCGGGCGCAGTTGATTTCGGTAGAGCGCCAAAGCCGACACTTGATCTACCGGCCCAATGCAGAGCTGGTCCAAAAGCTAAGCGGCTTCTTGCTGGATAACTGCTGCGGCGGCAAGTCATGTATTCCACAAACCACCCCTAAAAAGACGAGAACCAAATGAAGCAATACAACGTACTCTTTCTTTGCACACACAACTCTGCCCGATCGGTTCTTGGAGAGGCGCTTGCTTCGACTCACAAAAGCGGTCGATTCGTTGGCTACTCTGCTGGCTCTTCGCCGGGCGGCCAAGTCAACCCCTTTGCACGCGAGATTGCACTTACTCTAGGCTATCCCGAAGCGAAGCTTCGCAGTAAAAGTTGGGATGAATTCGCCATAAGCGGTGCCCCCCAGATGGATTTCATTATTACCGTCTGCGACAACGCCGCAGGCGAGATCTGTCCGGTCTGGCCGGGCAAGCCGGTGACCGCCCACTGGGGCTTTCCAGACCCACCTCAGGTCCAAGGCTCAGATGACGCCAAACGTCGCGCCTTTCGCGAAGTAATGCAGGGCCTTTCGCGACGAATTGATGCGTTAGCCGCACTCCCATTTGAACAGCTTGATCAGATCAGCCTGCAGGCAGAAGTTCGCCGGATCGCATCGACATGAGTATTTTTGAACGTTATCTCACCCTGTGGGTAGCCTTGTGTATTGTGGCGGGCATTGCCTTAGGGCAGGCATCGCCAGAGTTTTTTCAAGCCGTCGGAAGCCTGGAGGTCGCGCAAGTCAACCTTCCAGTGGGACTACTGATTTGGGTGATGATTATTCCGATGTTAGTGAAGGTGGATTTCGGCGCCCTGCATCAAATTCGCCAACATGTTCGCGGGATTGGCGTGACTCTTTTTGTGAATTGGCTTGTCAAGCCATTTTCAATGGCGCTGTTGGGATGGTTGTTTATCCGCGAGCTATTCGCGCCTTATCTTCCCGCAGGCCAGATTGATAGCTATATTGCTGGCTTAATCTTGCTTGCCGCAGCCCCCTGCACTGCCATGGTGTTTGTCTGGAGCAGGCTTTCCAACGGTGACCCACTCTTCACTCTGTCACAGGTGGCGTTAAACGACACCATCATGATTTTCGCCTTTGCGCCACTGGTAGCGTTTCTATTGGGAATCTCCTCGATCACAGTGCCATGGTCGACGCTGCTGATCTCGGTAGTGCTCTACATTGTGATTCCCGTATTGATCGCCCAGGCGTGGCGAAGACATTTGCTTGCGAAAGGCGAGCAGGCCTTTGACCGCGCCATGCATTGGATTGGCCCCTGGTCCATTGCCGCCCTGCTGCTTACCCTGGTATTGCTTTTTGGTTTTCAGGGAAAGGCCATTATTGAGCAGCCATTGGTCATTGCACTCTTGGCAGTGCCAATCCTGATTCAGGTGTTCTTCAATTCTGCCTTGGCGTATTGGCTTAATCGACGGTTGGGCGAAACACATAGCGTGGCCTGCCCATCTGCATTAATTGGCGCTTCGAATTTTTTTGAGCTTGCCGTTGCTGCTGCAATCGGTCTGTTCGGATTCGAATCAGGTGCTGCCCTGGCCACGGTCGTGGGGGTGCTGATCGAAGTTCCGGTAATGCTCTTGGTGGTCAGTGTCGTGAACCGATCAAAAGGCTGGTACGAAAAAGGCTTGGCGAGATAGTGGGGTGGCCGATGGGACTCGAACCCACGACAACAGGAATCACAATCCTGGACTCTACCAACTGAGCTACGGCCACCACTGACTCAACAACGTTGTCCCCGGCCTGCGCCAATGGCCTGCCGGGAGGGAATCGAACCCCCGACCTACAGCTTAGAAGGCTGTTGCTCTATCCGACTGAGCTACCGGCAGCGGGCCGACACAACGCCAGGCTTTACAAGCTAGCCTGGTCGGGGTGGAGAGATTCGAACTCCCGACCCTCTGCTCCCAAAGCAGATGCGCTACCAGACTGCGCTACACCCCGAGAAGCCCGAGATTATAACAGGCGCAACGGGGCTTTTTAAGCGACAATCTCGCTCCTGAATACGCCTGCGCGCCATGCCCATGACAACGGTTCACCTGACCCTGATCTATATCGCCGCCATGACCGGGGCAAACCTGTTGGTGGCCTGGCTTGGCCCCTGGTTTAGCCCCATCAATGCGTTTTTCCTGATCGGGCTGGATCTCACGCTACGAGACAAGCTGCACGACGCCTGGCAGGGGCGCCATTTGGCCCTGAAGATTGGGGGGCTGGTGGTGGTGGCAGGGCTGATTTCCTACCTGCTCAACCCGGCCAGCGGCAAGATTGCAATAGCAAGCATCACGGCCTTTGTCTGTGCCATGACGGTCGATTCGCTGGTCTATCAGTTAATGCGGCACCGCAAATGGGTTCAGCGGGCCAACAGCTCCAACATTGCCGGTGCGGCAACCGACTCCCTGCTTTTCCCCACGATCGCCTTTGGCGGGCTACTGCCGCACATTGTGCTGCTGCAATTCGCAGCAAAGGTGGCGGGCGGAGCAGTCTGGTCTTTGGTGCTCAATCGCCTTGTTGTTCGACGACAAGCTGCGGAGCAGTAATTCACCCGCCATTAAAAATGGCCGCATTGACATGCGGCCAAGCCATCAGCCAAAACGACCCGTGATGTAGTCCTCGGTTTCTTGTCGTTTGGGCTTGATGAAGATTTCGTCGGTTTTTCCGAATTCAATCATCTCGCCAAGATACATGTAGGCCGTAAAGTCGGATACCCGGGCAGCCTGCTGCATGTTATGCGTCACGATGGCCACTGTGTAGTCTGATTTCAGTTCATGCACCAGCTCTTCCACCTTGGCCGTTGAAATTGGATCCAAGGCCGAAGTAGGCTCGTCCAGAAGAATCACCGATGGCTTCACCGCCACCGAGCGCGCAATACAGAGACGCTGCTGTTGACCGCCTGATAGCGCAAGACCGCTCTGATTTAGCTTGTCTTTGACTTCGTTCCACAGTGCAGTCTTGGTCAGGGCCCACTCCACACGAGCATCCATTTCGCCTTTTGACAACGGCTCATACAGACGAACGCCAAAGGCGATGTTGTCGTAAATGGACATGGGAAACGGCGTGGGCTTTTGGAAGACCATACCGATTTGAGCGCGGAGTAGGTTTAAGTCCTGTTTGGCGTCGAGAATGTTTTTACCGTAAAAATTGATCTCGCCTTCGGCACGTTGGCCGGGATACAGGCTGTACATCCGATTCAGCGTGCGCAGCAGCGTAGATTTACCGCAGCCCGACGGGCCGATAAATGCTGTTACTTTGCGTTCGGCAATATCGAGATTGATATTTTTGAGACCCTGGAACTTGCCGTAATAGAAATTCAGATTACGGATTTGCAGGGCGGTCTTGAAATCGAATTCGGTGTTCTGCGTCATGGTCTACTTTCTTTCATGTCTTTTTTCATCCACGGGCGGGCACTTGGCCCTGCCCCGATCACTCAACTAGGTTATCGCTGGCCTTTTTCTCGGAAAAACACCCGGGCCACAACATTCAGCACCAACACTGCCAGGGTGATTAACAATGCACCACCCCAGGCAAGCCGGACCCAGTTGTCGTAGGGGCTCATGGCAAACTGGAAAATCACCACGGGCAGGTTGGCCATCGGTGCGTTCATGTTGGTTGAGAAGAACTGATTATTTAGTGCCGTGAACAACAGAGGAGCCGTCTCACCGCTGATGCGCGCAATCGCCAACAGCAGACCAGTCACCACACCTGACTTCGCAGCCCGAAGGGTGACATAAGAGGCCACTTTCCAACGGGGTGCGCCAAGCGCAAATGCGGCCTCGCGAAGACTACCGGGAACAAGCCGAAGCATGTTCTCGGTTGTTCGCAACACCACAGGAATCGCAATCAAACACAAGGCAAGGCTGCCCGCCCAGCCCGAAAAATGCTTCTGCTGAGCAACCAGAATGGCGTAGACAAACAGACCCAGCACGATGGACGGTGCGCTTAACATGATGTCGGTCACGAATCGCGTGATTTCTGCCGTCTTACTTTCGTCACCAAACTCGGCCAAGTACACACCCGCAAAAATACCAATTGGCGTGCTCACGAACGCTGTGACGGCAATCATCATTAGACTGCCGACAATCGCGTTGGCAAGACCGCCGCCCTCAGACCCCGGTGCTGGTGTGGACTGGGTAAACAGGGCCCAATCAAGCGCAGCAAAACCATTGGCAAACAGAATGGTCAAAATCCACAGCAGGACAAATAGTCCCAGCCCCATGGCCGACATGGATAAGGTTAGCCCGATCGAGTTAACGAACTTTCTTTTTTGATAAAGACGCTGATTGATGTTCATGTCTTCGCTCCTTTTGCGCGCTCCGTGCGAATAATCAGAATCTTGGCGAACGCGAGCACGAAGAACGTAATCACGAACAGCAAAAAGCCCAGCGCAAACAATGTGTTCAAGTGAAAATCACCTGCCTCGCCAAACTCATTGGCAAGGGTCGAGGCAATCGAGGTTCCCGGTGCAAACAACGAAGGAAGCAGGCGCTGGGAGTTTCCGATCACAAAGGTGACCGCCATGGTCTCGCCAAGGGCACGGCCCAGGCCAAGCATGATGCCGCCGATCACACCCTTGTTGGTGTAGGGCAGCACCACATAGCGCACGACTTCCCAAGTGGTGCAGCCAACCCCATAAGCGGACTCACGAAGGATTGGGGGGACGATCTCGAACACATCACGCATCACCGCGGCGATGAACGGCAGCACCATGAAGGCCAGGATGATGCCGGCCGCCAAAATACCGATTCCGTTGGTTGCCCCGCCAAAGAGCGGCCCAATCAACGGCATTTGACCCAGCGTGGACTGTAATGCCGGCTGTCCATACTCGGCGAATAAGGGCGCAAAGATGAACAAGCCGAACATACCGTAGATGATCGACGGTACCGCCGCAAGTAATTCAATCGCTGTTCCCAAAGGCCGACGTAGCCAAACGGGACAAGTCTCGGTAAGAAAGAGTGCGATCCCGAAGGCAAGCGGCACCGCAATCAAGAGTGCAATTGTTGCGCTGGCAATCGTTCCGTAAATTGCAATCAGCGCGCCGAATTCTTCATTAATGATGTCCCATTCGACACGCCATAAAAACTCAATGCCAAATTTTTGAAACGCCGGCCAGGCGTTGATAAAGAGAGACACCAAAATGCCGACCAAAGACACCAAGACCAGCAAAGAAAACACCATGGTGATCTTGTGGAAGAACCAATCCTGGGTTCGCTGGGTTTTTACGACAGCAAGCCGGCGTTGCTCCAGGGCTTGCGAATCGGCAGAGGGACTCATAGGTACTCCAGATAATGCTGTTTTACAGACGACACAACTGCGGGACCCTGATGAATGTCAGGAATTAGCCCGCGGTTTTCATAAATATTGCTTTTATTACTTCAGGTTAACCTGTGACCAAACCTTGTCACGAATCTGTGCAGTCAAGGCATCGGGCAGCGGCACATAATCCAGCTCGGCAGCCATACCTTTGCCGTTCTTGAAGGCCCAGTCGAAGAACTTGATTGCGTCAGCAGAAGCTGCCTTGTCTACGGGCTGTTTGTACATCAGCACAAACGTTGCGCCAGTAATCGGCCATGCCTTTGCGCCCTTTTGGTTCACCAAGGAGATGCCCATGCCAGGAACGCTAAACCAATCTGCACCCGCAGCTGCGGCCGCAAATGTGTCGTCGTCAGGATTGACAAACTGGTTGCCACGGTTCTGCAGTTGCAGATGGGGGATCTTGTTTTTCTTGGCGTACGCATACTCAACATAGCCAATCGCACCTTTTACACGGCTTACGTTTGCGGCAACGCCTTCGTTACCTTTGCCACCAACCGAGGAAGCTGCGGGCCACTTCACTGCAGCGCCTTTACCAACTTTGTCTTTCCACAGTTTGCTGACTTCGTTCAGGTAGTCTGTGAAAATGAAGGTAGTGCCGGAACCGTCAGCACGGTGTACCACGGTGATTGCCTGGTCAGGCAATTTCTTACCGGGGTTGAGCTTGGCGATTTTTGGGTCGTTCCACTTGGCGATATCGCCTGAGAACATTTCTGCAAGAACTTCACCGGTGACACGGAGTTCACCCGGCTTGAAACCATCGAGGTTAATCACGGGAACAACGCCGCCGAGCACGGTGGGGAACTGAATCATGCCGTCTTTATCAAGATCAGCACCAGATACGGGCGCATCGGTGCCGCCGAAGGTCACGGTCTTGGCACGGATTTGGCGAATGCCGCCGGAAGAACCAATCGACTGATAGTTCAGACCAACATTGGTGGTCTTTTTGTAAGCTTCAGCCCACTTGGCATAGATCGGGTACGGGAAGGTTGCACCTGCGCCAGTGATGTTAGCCGCCTTAGCGGAGCTGATCACAGCAATCGCAGACACAGCCGCAATCAGGTACTTCTTAAGCGTTGATGTCATGTTTTCATTCCTATTCAAGTTACCAACTGTTTTCACTTCAAACTCTCCGATCTCGGATCGCTTCCCACTAAGGGGTAGGCGTAATTTACGAGCCGAATGTTTCAAATTCGTGACACTATTGCAGCGCAAAAACAAAAAATTCTTTAAAAATCAATTAGTTACAGAAGCCCAAAATGTTTTCCGTAGCGGGGGTCAATCTTTTGTAGATCCAGAAGCATTAGAAAATCGGCCGAATTAAAGTCAGGGTCCCAATTGGGTTCACCACAGATTCGGGCCCCAATTCGAAGATAACCGCGAATCAGCGGGGGTACCTCTACCTTCGCTAGACGCGGGATCTCATCAAGCTGAAGCGGATGTTTAGGGAAGGCTTCCAACATTGGGTCGACCATTGCATCTTGGCGAAACTGGCCCCATAGCGAGGCGGCCAGGGCACCACCGTCTCTCATGCTGACACTGGCACAGCCAATCAGATGCTGATGGCCGTGATGCTTCATAAACCGGGCGATTGCGGACCAGAGCAGCATGATGACCACGCCGTTACGATGCTCTGGGTGCACGCAGGATCGGCCCAGCTCGATCAAATCCGGAACATTACGTTCGATCCTTGGCATAAAGAATTCGCTCTGGCTGTAGTAGCGGCCAATGCGCTTTGCCTGATAAGGCGTCAGCAGCCGATAGGTGCCGACAATCTCTTGGGTCTGGGACAAACGAACAATCAGGTGCTCACAGTAATCATCGAATTCATCTTCATCAATACCCGATGCTGAGCTAGAAAATACCGCACCGTACTCGGCCTGAAATACAGAGAAACGCAGACGCTGTGCTGATCGTAGAGCTACTCAATACGGCGATCGAAAAGACCGTGGATCGGATTTCAACGGAATCAAATCCGCTGTCGAAAAAGGTGAAAGATATTGGGAGCGCCGCGGTACTCGGGGCGATTATTAATGTGGTGATTGTTTGGACTTTTGTGCTGATCTAAGGTCAGCCCGCGTGGGCGCGCAGCACATCGGCGACTTGTGTTGCCGTGGTTTTGGCAAGCAGCGCATCGTTGGCCTCGACCATGACCCGGACCACCGGCTCGGTGCCCGATGCCCGGATTAATAAGCGGCCCTGCTGGCCAAGTGCCTGCTGCGCGTCAGTGCAGGCCTGTTTGATTGCTGCGATCTTTTGCCAATCGCTACCCGCCGCTACGGGAACATTGATCATGGTCTGCGGGAAGCGCTGGAAATCCGACACAATCTGGGCAAGCGGCTGCTGAAAGCGAACGATGGCCGCCAAGACCTGCAAAGCACTCACGATGCCGTCGCCCGTGGTGTGTTGGTCCAGACACAAGATATGCCCCGAAGACTCACCGCCCAGATTCCAGCCGGTTTCTTTGAGCATTTCCATCACATACCGATCGCCCACCTTGGCGCGCCGAAAATCCAGATGCAATCGATTGACGGCCTGCTCAAAGCCAAGATTGGTCATAAGCGTGCCCACGACACCGGTTACCGAATCCACACTGACGTGGCGCAGCCGGTCTTTCACAATCGCGTACAGCAATTGATCACCGTCGAATACAGTGCCGCTTCGGTCCACCATAATCAGGCGATCGCCGTCACCATCAAGGGCAATGCCGTAATCGGCCGACTCTGCAACGACCCGTTTGGCCAGCGCTTCTGGGTGTGTGGCACCCACATGATCATTGATATTAAAGCCATCGGGCTCGTGTCCCATCACCACCACTTCTGCGCCCAGTTCATGAAAGACGGGGGGCGCGACCTGATAGCCCGCCCCATGGGCACAATCAATCACCAGCTTTAAGCCACGCAGTGACAAGGCCGATGGAAAAGTGTTTTTACAAAATTCAATGTAACGGCCGGATGCGTCTTGT
The nucleotide sequence above comes from beta proteobacterium MWH-UniP1. Encoded proteins:
- the pstB gene encoding phosphate ABC transporter ATP-binding protein PstB, translating into MTQNTEFDFKTALQIRNLNFYYGKFQGLKNINLDIAERKVTAFIGPSGCGKSTLLRTLNRMYSLYPGQRAEGEINFYGKNILDAKQDLNLLRAQIGMVFQKPTPFPMSIYDNIAFGVRLYEPLSKGEMDARVEWALTKTALWNEVKDKLNQSGLALSGGQQQRLCIARSVAVKPSVILLDEPTSALDPISTAKVEELVHELKSDYTVAIVTHNMQQAARVSDFTAYMYLGEMIEFGKTDEIFIKPKRQETEDYITGRFG
- a CDS encoding VUT family protein, which encodes MPMTTVHLTLIYIAAMTGANLLVAWLGPWFSPINAFFLIGLDLTLRDKLHDAWQGRHLALKIGGLVVVAGLISYLLNPASGKIAIASITAFVCAMTVDSLVYQLMRHRKWVQRANSSNIAGAATDSLLFPTIAFGGLLPHIVLLQFAAKVAGGAVWSLVLNRLVVRRQAAEQ
- a CDS encoding metalloregulator ArsR/SmtB family transcription factor, yielding MNNQQAIVAFLALGQESRLNIFRLIVQRGDLGLSPGEIVEKLGIPNATLSFHLKELSRAQLISVERQSRHLIYRPNAELVQKLSGFLLDNCCGGKSCIPQTTPKKTRTK
- the pstS gene encoding phosphate ABC transporter substrate-binding protein PstS, which codes for MTSTLKKYLIAAVSAIAVISSAKAANITGAGATFPYPIYAKWAEAYKKTTNVGLNYQSIGSSGGIRQIRAKTVTFGGTDAPVSGADLDKDGMIQFPTVLGGVVPVINLDGFKPGELRVTGEVLAEMFSGDIAKWNDPKIAKLNPGKKLPDQAITVVHRADGSGTTFIFTDYLNEVSKLWKDKVGKGAAVKWPAASSVGGKGNEGVAANVSRVKGAIGYVEYAYAKKNKIPHLQLQNRGNQFVNPDDDTFAAAAAGADWFSVPGMGISLVNQKGAKAWPITGATFVLMYKQPVDKAASADAIKFFDWAFKNGKGMAAELDYVPLPDALTAQIRDKVWSQVNLK
- a CDS encoding arsenate reductase ArsC; the protein is MKQYNVLFLCTHNSARSVLGEALASTHKSGRFVGYSAGSSPGGQVNPFAREIALTLGYPEAKLRSKSWDEFAISGAPQMDFIITVCDNAAGEICPVWPGKPVTAHWGFPDPPQVQGSDDAKRRAFREVMQGLSRRIDALAALPFEQLDQISLQAEVRRIAST
- the glmM gene encoding phosphoglucosamine mutase, whose protein sequence is MSRKYFGTDGIRGKVGQAPITPDFVLRLGMAAGQVFAKAASGAQTDGGAHPTVLIGKDTRISGYMLESALESGFSAAGVNVLLVGPMPTPAVAYLTRALRLSAGIVISASHNPFDDNGIKFFNGQGEKLSDAIEQAIETALDSPLTCVASADLGKVRRLQDASGRYIEFCKNTFPSALSLRGLKLVIDCAHGAGYQVAPPVFHELGAEVVVMGHEPDGFNINDHVGATHPEALAKRVVAESADYGIALDGDGDRLIMVDRSGTVFDGDQLLYAIVKDRLRHVSVDSVTGVVGTLMTNLGFEQAVNRLHLDFRRAKVGDRYVMEMLKETGWNLGGESSGHILCLDQHTTGDGIVSALQVLAAIVRFQQPLAQIVSDFQRFPQTMINVPVAAGSDWQKIAAIKQACTDAQQALGQQGRLLIRASGTEPVVRVMVEANDALLAKTTATQVADVLRAHAG
- the pstC gene encoding phosphate ABC transporter permease subunit PstC translates to MSPSADSQALEQRRLAVVKTQRTQDWFFHKITMVFSLLVLVSLVGILVSLFINAWPAFQKFGIEFLWRVEWDIINEEFGALIAIYGTIASATIALLIAVPLAFGIALFLTETCPVWLRRPLGTAIELLAAVPSIIYGMFGLFIFAPLFAEYGQPALQSTLGQMPLIGPLFGGATNGIGILAAGIILAFMVLPFIAAVMRDVFEIVPPILRESAYGVGCTTWEVVRYVVLPYTNKGVIGGIMLGLGRALGETMAVTFVIGNSQRLLPSLFAPGTSIASTLANEFGEAGDFHLNTLFALGFLLFVITFFVLAFAKILIIRTERAKGAKT
- the arsB gene encoding ACR3 family arsenite efflux transporter, yielding MSIFERYLTLWVALCIVAGIALGQASPEFFQAVGSLEVAQVNLPVGLLIWVMIIPMLVKVDFGALHQIRQHVRGIGVTLFVNWLVKPFSMALLGWLFIRELFAPYLPAGQIDSYIAGLILLAAAPCTAMVFVWSRLSNGDPLFTLSQVALNDTIMIFAFAPLVAFLLGISSITVPWSTLLISVVLYIVIPVLIAQAWRRHLLAKGEQAFDRAMHWIGPWSIAALLLTLVLLFGFQGKAIIEQPLVIALLAVPILIQVFFNSALAYWLNRRLGETHSVACPSALIGASNFFELAVAAAIGLFGFESGAALATVVGVLIEVPVMLLVVSVVNRSKGWYEKGLAR
- the pstA gene encoding phosphate ABC transporter permease PstA yields the protein MNINQRLYQKRKFVNSIGLTLSMSAMGLGLFVLLWILTILFANGFAALDWALFTQSTPAPGSEGGGLANAIVGSLMMIAVTAFVSTPIGIFAGVYLAEFGDESKTAEITRFVTDIMLSAPSIVLGLFVYAILVAQQKHFSGWAGSLALCLIAIPVVLRTTENMLRLVPGSLREAAFALGAPRWKVASYVTLRAAKSGVVTGLLLAIARISGETAPLLFTALNNQFFSTNMNAPMANLPVVIFQFAMSPYDNWVRLAWGGALLITLAVLVLNVVARVFFREKGQR
- a CDS encoding GNAT family N-acyltransferase, with the translated sequence MRFSVFQAEYGAVFSSSASGIDEDEFDDYCEHLIVRLSQTQEIVGTYRLLTPYQAKRIGRYYSQSEFFMPRIERNVPDLIELGRSCVHPEHRNGVVIMLLWSAIARFMKHHGHQHLIGCASVSMRDGGALAASLWGQFRQDAMVDPMLEAFPKHPLQLDEIPRLAKVEVPPLIRGYLRIGARICGEPNWDPDFNSADFLMLLDLQKIDPRYGKHFGLL